In the Chroococcidiopsis sp. SAG 2025 genome, one interval contains:
- a CDS encoding DUF4327 family protein — protein sequence MAQPVIHPMVKFQHQIRSLVESKIVRPTDSIWKIALVFGNEWSYWKQELTDFGFSMQDPVSELLSVEAWDEE from the coding sequence ATGGCTCAGCCTGTTATTCACCCAATGGTGAAGTTCCAGCACCAGATCCGTTCGCTCGTAGAATCCAAAATTGTTAGACCAACAGATAGTATCTGGAAAATTGCCCTCGTATTTGGTAATGAATGGTCTTATTGGAAGCAGGAATTAACAGATTTTGGCTTTTCCATGCAAGATCCCGTCAGCGAACTGCTATCGGTAGAAGCTTGGGACGAAGAATAG
- a CDS encoding Uma2 family endonuclease has translation MNSSLTINSLKLSDVDFERIVRANPEWNFEQTAAGDLIIVPPTGGTSSRKNRSITGQLDAWVETNLHLGEGFDSNVLFVLPNGAKRSPDASWVERRRWDALSQQQQDGYVPLCPDFVVELRSPTDALEDLQIKMQEYIDNGARLGWLINPQDRQVEIYRQGKPVEVLLAPLTLSGEDVLPGFVLNLQRIFV, from the coding sequence ATGAACAGTAGCCTGACAATCAATTCATTAAAACTCTCGGATGTAGACTTTGAACGCATCGTCCGAGCTAATCCAGAGTGGAATTTTGAACAAACAGCAGCAGGAGATTTAATTATTGTGCCACCCACAGGAGGAACATCTAGCCGCAAGAATCGCAGTATAACTGGACAATTAGATGCTTGGGTAGAAACAAACTTGCATTTGGGAGAAGGGTTTGATTCTAACGTCTTGTTCGTGCTGCCAAATGGTGCAAAGCGTTCTCCCGATGCCTCTTGGGTAGAAAGACGACGCTGGGATGCTTTGAGCCAACAACAGCAAGATGGTTACGTTCCCCTATGTCCTGACTTTGTAGTCGAGTTGCGCTCCCCCACCGATGCTCTGGAAGATCTGCAAATTAAGATGCAGGAATATATAGACAATGGTGCGCGTTTGGGTTGGTTAATTAATCCTCAAGATCGTCAAGTAGAAATTTATCGTCAGGGAAAACCCGTAGAAGTTTTGCTAGCTCCTTTAACTTTATCTGGTGAAGATGTGTTGCCAGGTTTCGTGTTAAATTTACAGCGAATTTTTGTCTAA
- a CDS encoding nucleotidyltransferase family protein, translating to MRIEELLKAKREEILQIAAKHGAYNVRIFGSVARGEASENSDIDLLIDVAENHSRWFPGGLLADLEDLLGCKVDIVIENGLHQLIREQVLLEAVPI from the coding sequence ATGAGAATTGAGGAGTTGCTCAAAGCCAAACGGGAAGAAATTTTACAAATTGCTGCCAAACATGGAGCTTACAATGTACGAATTTTTGGTTCGGTAGCACGGGGGGAAGCTTCAGAGAACAGCGATATCGATTTGTTAATTGATGTGGCAGAAAACCATAGCCGTTGGTTCCCTGGTGGCTTGTTAGCCGATCTGGAAGATTTGCTAGGCTGTAAGGTCGATATTGTGATAGAAAATGGGCTGCATCAGCTAATTCGAGAACAGGTTCTCCTAGAGGCAGTGCCAATATGA
- a CDS encoding tetratricopeptide repeat protein encodes MAKRRIERIAAVISIVSFGGSMIFAAVQAISSGLNQAEVIPQPAAAAKPSPVSLPKSKIQAQEREYEIVLKSEPNNQMALEGLVDVRLQMRDQKGAMQHLEKLIQLNPNKQYYKQLLEQVRKQDKKANS; translated from the coding sequence ATGGCGAAAAGACGAATCGAACGGATAGCTGCTGTTATATCAATTGTCTCTTTCGGTGGCTCGATGATTTTTGCTGCTGTACAAGCTATTAGTAGCGGCTTGAATCAGGCTGAGGTCATTCCTCAGCCAGCTGCTGCGGCTAAGCCATCTCCGGTATCGTTACCAAAATCAAAAATTCAAGCTCAGGAGCGCGAATATGAAATTGTTTTAAAAAGCGAACCAAATAATCAAATGGCGCTAGAAGGATTGGTGGATGTTAGACTTCAGATGCGCGATCAAAAAGGAGCTATGCAACATCTAGAAAAGCTGATTCAACTCAATCCTAATAAGCAGTACTATAAACAGTTATTAGAGCAAGTTAGGAAACAAGATAAAAAAGCGAATTCTTAG
- a CDS encoding protoporphyrinogen/coproporphyrinogen oxidase, with translation MKGNRTFILGAGITGLAAGLSSNSPVYEASAMPGGICGSYYMKPQGTELLANSPNDQEAYRFEYGGGHWIFGGDSSILHFIQSLTPLKSYNRLSSVYFDRQKLYVPYPLQNHLSYLGKEIAAKALTEIASNSKIHPKTWAEWLEQYFGSTLNELFFAPFHKYYTAGLWDSIAPQDAYKSPVNLSLVIQGAFDKTPPVGYNTTFVYPAEGLNTLVQRMASLCDVRYGKKVVQIDIKRKEVIFADDSGTHYETLISTLPLNYMMQMTGLEVPSEPDPYTSVLVLNIGGTKGSNCPDDHWLYTPDSKSGFHRVGFYSNVDKSFLPMSSRKNADRVSIYVERAYLGGDKPAADEVREYSQSVVQELCDWGFIQQAEVVDPTWIDVAYTWSWAGSSWKQQSIQMLEKYDIYPVGRYGRWIFQGITDSIKDGFFVGAGFKKYQ, from the coding sequence ATGAAAGGAAATAGAACATTCATTCTTGGAGCAGGGATTACAGGACTAGCAGCAGGCTTATCATCCAATTCTCCTGTTTATGAAGCTTCAGCAATGCCTGGAGGTATCTGCGGTTCTTATTATATGAAACCTCAAGGCACAGAGCTTTTAGCGAATAGCCCTAACGACCAAGAAGCTTATCGTTTTGAATACGGCGGTGGACATTGGATTTTTGGCGGCGATTCATCTATATTACACTTCATCCAATCGCTCACTCCTCTAAAGTCCTACAATCGCTTATCTAGTGTTTACTTTGATCGTCAAAAACTCTATGTTCCCTATCCGTTACAAAATCATCTTAGTTATTTAGGTAAAGAGATAGCTGCTAAGGCATTAACAGAAATAGCTTCAAATTCTAAGATTCATCCGAAAACATGGGCGGAATGGCTGGAGCAATATTTTGGCAGTACCCTCAACGAATTATTCTTTGCTCCTTTCCATAAGTACTATACGGCTGGGCTTTGGGATAGCATTGCACCCCAAGATGCTTATAAGTCACCAGTAAATTTGTCACTTGTTATTCAAGGTGCATTTGATAAAACGCCACCTGTAGGATACAACACAACTTTTGTATATCCAGCAGAGGGCTTGAATACTCTAGTACAGAGAATGGCATCGCTTTGTGATGTTCGCTATGGAAAAAAAGTGGTGCAAATCGATATAAAGCGGAAAGAAGTAATTTTTGCTGATGATTCTGGAACTCATTATGAAACGTTAATCTCAACTCTACCGCTCAATTATATGATGCAAATGACAGGACTTGAGGTTCCTTCTGAGCCAGATCCATATACGTCAGTATTAGTGCTGAATATTGGAGGAACAAAAGGCTCTAACTGCCCTGACGATCATTGGCTATACACTCCTGATAGTAAATCTGGCTTTCACCGAGTTGGGTTTTATAGTAATGTTGACAAATCTTTTCTTCCCATGTCTTCGAGGAAAAATGCGGATCGAGTCAGTATTTATGTAGAGAGAGCTTACTTGGGAGGAGATAAGCCAGCAGCTGATGAGGTAAGAGAATATAGTCAGAGTGTAGTACAAGAGTTGTGCGACTGGGGCTTTATTCAACAAGCAGAAGTAGTAGATCCTACATGGATTGATGTAGCTTATACCTGGTCTTGGGCTGGTTCTAGTTGGAAACAACAATCTATTCAAATGCTAGAAAAATACGACATCTATCCAGTGGGTCGATATGGGCGTTGGATTTTTCAAGGAATTACAGATTCTATTAAGGATGGTTTTTTTGTTGGTGCAGGATTTAAGAAGTATCAATGA
- a CDS encoding class I SAM-dependent methyltransferase: MQFLNHKSNYTCDLGCGQYPLMTDLSLRKGVERIDCVIYETENDSDIHRLLSPYSKQLRTYSDSITKLNQTEQKQYDQILLINVLEHVQEDQKALVNIRNIMKDEGKLIISVPNRSYKSVFSEDFHNYVGHVRDGYSYDDMEKLLNKVGLEIESFFNYGVVTKDYYYEFYSNLLLE; the protein is encoded by the coding sequence TTGCAGTTTTTAAACCATAAATCTAATTATACATGCGATCTAGGTTGTGGTCAGTATCCATTAATGACTGATTTATCCCTGAGAAAAGGAGTCGAGAGAATAGATTGCGTGATTTATGAAACAGAAAATGATAGTGATATACATCGATTATTGTCACCTTACAGTAAACAGTTGCGTACTTACAGTGACTCTATAACTAAACTTAATCAAACTGAACAAAAACAATACGATCAAATTTTGCTAATTAATGTACTTGAGCATGTGCAAGAAGACCAAAAGGCTTTGGTTAATATTAGGAACATTATGAAAGATGAAGGCAAGTTAATTATTTCTGTGCCTAATCGTTCTTATAAATCAGTTTTTTCTGAAGATTTCCATAACTACGTAGGTCATGTTAGGGATGGTTATTCATATGATGACATGGAAAAACTTCTCAACAAGGTTGGCTTGGAAATTGAATCGTTCTTTAATTATGGCGTGGTTACAAAAGATTACTATTACGAGTTTTATTCAAACTTACTTTTGGAATAG
- a CDS encoding glycosyltransferase family 2 protein, whose translation MSMGKLKLDVPEIAPVPIGTRRPFWSVMIPNYNSGRYLEQTLKSVLEQDPGIEEMEIEVVDDCSSKDNPEIVVKEIGKGRVSFFQQPHNVGATANFNTCIQRAKGQWVHILHSDDTVLPGFYSRLQHALELETTVGAAFYRYIYMDEEGNWQMLSPLERTIPGILQNWLEQISVRQLIEYPAIVVRRNVYENLGGFHSELFHAADWEMWKRIATYYPIWYEPQPLACYRFHSTSDTSRLIESAANIADTRRAIEISQSYLPGTIAAELSYQARENCAFKALNIARQMLSRNNIDAAIAQIREGIKSSQSSNTITSMLELVQEVVTNSHQHNLLPLDALNLFLPAFQEPLQEQQAIALVDSLNLRDNNLVIFPDWNLSEDLLYEDLANVISHLMNHPDRDRTTLLMDRGNFTEEEATLFVSGVVMNLVMETDLDVADELEIASIGQLSEMQWEVLLPRLNARIALEHENQQAIARSKIESIPTYEMSSLCELTQIVT comes from the coding sequence ATGTCAATGGGAAAATTAAAACTTGACGTACCTGAAATTGCTCCTGTGCCTATAGGTACTCGTAGACCATTTTGGTCAGTAATGATCCCTAATTATAACAGTGGTCGCTATCTAGAACAAACGCTGAAGAGTGTATTAGAACAAGACCCTGGTATTGAGGAGATGGAAATTGAGGTAGTGGATGACTGCTCTAGTAAGGATAACCCTGAGATAGTAGTCAAGGAAATTGGCAAAGGGAGGGTTTCTTTCTTTCAACAACCACACAATGTTGGTGCAACGGCTAACTTCAATACTTGTATCCAGCGAGCAAAGGGGCAATGGGTACACATCCTCCATAGTGATGATACGGTTTTACCAGGATTTTATAGTCGTTTGCAACATGCACTTGAACTAGAAACAACCGTTGGAGCAGCTTTCTATCGCTACATATACATGGACGAGGAAGGCAATTGGCAGATGTTATCACCGTTGGAAAGGACAATACCTGGAATTCTTCAAAATTGGCTAGAGCAAATCTCTGTAAGGCAACTAATTGAATATCCTGCAATTGTAGTTAGACGCAATGTTTACGAAAACTTAGGTGGTTTTCATTCCGAATTATTTCATGCTGCTGACTGGGAAATGTGGAAGAGAATTGCAACATACTACCCAATTTGGTACGAACCTCAACCTCTAGCGTGTTACCGTTTTCACTCTACTTCAGACACTTCTCGCTTAATTGAATCTGCTGCGAATATCGCTGATACACGAAGGGCAATTGAAATCTCTCAATCTTACTTACCAGGAACAATTGCCGCCGAACTATCTTACCAAGCTAGAGAGAATTGTGCGTTCAAAGCTCTTAATATAGCACGTCAAATGTTATCTAGAAATAACATAGATGCAGCGATCGCTCAAATTCGAGAAGGGATTAAATCTAGCCAATCCTCAAACACAATTACATCAATGCTTGAGCTGGTACAAGAAGTAGTTACAAATTCTCATCAACACAACCTTTTACCGCTCGACGCACTTAATCTATTTTTACCTGCCTTTCAAGAACCATTGCAAGAACAGCAGGCGATCGCTCTAGTAGATAGTCTGAATTTAAGAGATAACAACCTGGTGATTTTTCCAGACTGGAATCTTTCAGAAGATTTACTCTATGAAGATTTAGCTAATGTCATTAGCCATTTGATGAATCATCCAGATCGAGATCGAACGACATTACTAATGGATAGAGGCAATTTTACTGAAGAGGAGGCAACTTTGTTTGTATCAGGAGTTGTCATGAATCTTGTCATGGAAACAGATTTAGATGTAGCTGATGAGCTAGAAATAGCTTCAATTGGACAACTAAGTGAAATGCAGTGGGAAGTATTATTGCCTCGCCTTAATGCTCGAATTGCCCTAGAACATGAAAATCAACAGGCGATCGCACGGAGTAAGATAGAATCAATTCCCACTTACGAAATGTCTAGCCTTTGTGAATTGACTCAGATTGTAACTTAA
- a CDS encoding tetratricopeptide repeat protein, with the protein MDYQRFLSLLPDLYDNWGRESVKPKSQQFQQILEQVGSTTTANLMQLLNLAVDCMESDEIYCEIGCFQGANLIGALFEHPDRMAYAVDNFAQFDIAGENFTKLAENLSSFSLDEQVFVCIQDWEEFLFELRAIEAENKISVYFYNGDRDYRSQILGLLLVKPFLAERALIIVCNSNGSAVRQANWDFIAAHPQCELSLDLSADDSQHPFGKSIQILSWDCARNYNYNFSHISSRHDRAFIHALDDWQSQFDGQQKTLDKLCQEAIDLEDSGQYEQAENKYNEILKLNKGRVDILHRLGMLYYKTDRSQQALDLLIKSSQLEPSNAAHHLGIGLISEKINNIPQAMQAYEIAILLAPQWSTPLINLGNIYLNVEELEKAKSLLQKALDLEPNSFPGNLYLASVFLKQYETDTAISLYQKALELQPDEIECIKCLLFALQDTGRTQEAIELAAKASQSLSDNLTLKFKSYLLLPIIYETEAEIELYRSQFAQGLNELIQQTCLASPKAKEEALIAIGNYTNFYLQYQGKNDLKFQKQYGQFVHQVMAANYPQWTQPLTMLLLSEGEKIRIGYVSHHLRNHNGAKWALGWLKNHNRQNFEIYCYYTDLILDRITKEFESVCDRFHSIPRDLEAICNQIVADKLHVIVFPDIGMAPVTTQIAGLRLAPVQCTAWGHPITSGLPTIDYYLSSDLMEPENAQEHYSEKLVRLPNLGFCYSKPAISQPTKSRLDFRLRDDAVIYLSCQSLFKYLPQYDYVYAAIAQQVSQAQFAFISHPSTYITDIFQQRLQRAFAKFGLNSQDYCVILPRQTGDDYLTLNLVSDVYLDTFSWTGGNSTMEAIACNLPVVTCPGEFMRGRHSYAMLKMLGVTDTIASDEAEYIEIAVKLGLDRDWRDSIVKQISQRHSYLYNDKTCVEALDAFFCSLV; encoded by the coding sequence ATGGATTATCAAAGATTCCTCAGTTTGCTTCCCGATTTATATGATAACTGGGGACGGGAATCAGTAAAACCTAAATCCCAACAGTTTCAGCAGATATTAGAACAAGTTGGAAGTACAACCACAGCAAATCTCATGCAATTGCTTAATTTGGCTGTAGATTGCATGGAATCTGACGAGATATACTGTGAGATTGGTTGCTTTCAAGGTGCAAATCTAATCGGAGCGTTATTTGAACATCCCGATCGGATGGCATATGCAGTAGATAATTTTGCTCAATTTGACATAGCTGGAGAAAATTTCACCAAGCTAGCTGAAAATTTATCTAGTTTTAGCTTAGATGAACAAGTATTTGTCTGTATCCAAGATTGGGAAGAGTTTTTATTTGAATTAAGAGCAATTGAGGCAGAGAATAAAATAAGTGTTTATTTTTATAATGGCGATCGCGATTATCGATCTCAAATCTTGGGCTTGCTGCTGGTTAAACCTTTCCTTGCAGAGCGGGCGCTAATCATTGTATGTAATAGTAACGGTAGTGCAGTCAGACAAGCAAATTGGGATTTTATTGCTGCTCATCCTCAATGCGAATTAAGCCTCGATCTGTCTGCGGATGATAGCCAGCATCCTTTTGGAAAAAGCATCCAAATTTTGAGTTGGGATTGTGCCAGAAACTATAATTACAATTTTTCTCATATTAGCAGTCGGCACGATCGAGCATTTATTCATGCCCTTGACGATTGGCAATCCCAATTTGACGGTCAGCAAAAAACCTTAGATAAGTTATGCCAGGAAGCAATCGATTTAGAAGATAGCGGGCAATATGAACAAGCTGAAAATAAGTATAACGAAATTCTTAAGCTCAATAAAGGTCGGGTAGACATTTTACACAGACTGGGAATGTTGTATTACAAAACCGATCGTTCGCAACAGGCACTAGATTTATTAATTAAGTCCTCACAGCTCGAACCATCAAACGCAGCACACCATCTTGGGATAGGATTGATATCTGAAAAAATTAATAATATTCCTCAAGCAATGCAAGCTTATGAAATAGCAATTTTACTTGCGCCGCAATGGAGTACCCCTCTTATCAACTTGGGTAATATTTATCTCAATGTTGAAGAACTTGAAAAAGCTAAATCACTTTTACAAAAAGCCTTAGATTTAGAACCAAACAGTTTTCCAGGAAACCTTTATTTAGCAAGTGTTTTCCTGAAGCAGTATGAAACAGATACAGCAATCTCACTTTATCAAAAAGCTTTGGAATTACAACCTGACGAGATTGAATGCATCAAATGTTTATTATTTGCATTGCAAGATACAGGACGTACACAAGAGGCCATTGAATTAGCTGCTAAAGCATCGCAGTCTTTGTCAGATAATTTAACATTGAAATTCAAAAGCTATTTATTGCTTCCTATTATTTACGAGACAGAAGCAGAAATTGAATTATATAGAAGTCAATTTGCTCAAGGCTTAAACGAGTTAATTCAGCAGACTTGCTTAGCCAGTCCCAAAGCTAAAGAAGAGGCTCTAATAGCCATAGGGAACTATACAAATTTTTATTTGCAGTATCAAGGCAAAAATGACTTAAAATTCCAAAAGCAATATGGGCAGTTTGTACATCAGGTTATGGCAGCAAACTATCCTCAATGGACTCAGCCTTTAACTATGTTGCTCTTAAGTGAAGGGGAAAAAATCCGTATAGGCTATGTCTCGCACCACCTAAGAAACCATAATGGAGCTAAATGGGCGCTTGGTTGGCTTAAAAACCATAATAGACAAAACTTTGAAATTTATTGTTATTATACGGATTTGATTCTCGACCGAATAACTAAAGAATTTGAGTCAGTATGCGATCGCTTTCATTCTATACCTAGAGATTTAGAAGCAATCTGTAATCAGATCGTAGCTGACAAATTACACGTAATTGTTTTTCCAGATATCGGCATGGCTCCTGTAACAACTCAGATAGCAGGATTGCGACTGGCTCCAGTGCAATGCACTGCTTGGGGGCATCCAATTACTTCTGGGTTACCTACAATTGACTATTATTTATCTAGCGACCTGATGGAACCAGAAAACGCTCAAGAACACTATTCAGAGAAATTAGTGCGTTTGCCTAATCTTGGGTTTTGTTATTCCAAACCAGCGATTTCCCAACCAACAAAATCCCGCTTAGACTTTCGGCTTCGTGATGATGCTGTTATATATTTATCATGTCAATCTCTATTTAAGTATCTACCACAATATGATTATGTATATGCAGCAATAGCTCAACAAGTTTCTCAAGCCCAGTTCGCCTTCATCTCTCATCCAAGTACATATATAACTGATATATTTCAGCAACGCCTGCAACGAGCCTTTGCTAAGTTTGGCTTGAATAGTCAAGACTACTGCGTTATTCTGCCTAGACAAACTGGTGATGATTACTTAACTCTCAACTTAGTTTCGGATGTCTATCTAGATACTTTTAGCTGGACTGGTGGTAATTCAACAATGGAAGCGATCGCCTGCAACTTACCTGTTGTGACCTGTCCTGGTGAATTTATGCGCGGTCGTCATTCGTATGCAATGCTAAAAATGCTAGGCGTGACAGATACAATTGCTAGCGATGAAGCGGAATATATTGAAATTGCAGTTAAATTAGGGCTTGACAGAGATTGGAGAGATAGCATTGTAAAGCAGATAAGCCAACGTCATTCCTATCTCTACAATGACAAAACTTGTGTAGAAGCACTCGATGCATTCTTTTGCAGTTTAGTGTAA
- a CDS encoding type IV pilin-like G/H family protein — protein sequence MTPQLIVAHLTSKLEKRSSEGFTLIELLVVVIILGIMSATALPSLIGQVGKAREAEAREALSSIGQAQQAYFFEKATFADDITKLEVAVRGNYYNFPNPTTIDADKVKHQAIAQNAADNATRNYSMGIYRNSSTREFSIVLCQSTSIGGTALAPDINTDPCSSGTQVQ from the coding sequence ATGACACCCCAACTAATAGTAGCCCATCTAACTTCTAAGCTAGAGAAGCGAAGTAGTGAAGGATTTACTCTAATTGAATTACTGGTTGTTGTCATTATTCTAGGCATTATGTCAGCCACGGCTTTGCCAAGTCTCATTGGGCAAGTCGGAAAAGCTAGAGAAGCAGAGGCGAGGGAAGCACTTAGTTCTATTGGTCAAGCTCAACAAGCTTACTTTTTTGAAAAAGCCACTTTTGCTGACGATATTACCAAACTGGAAGTTGCTGTCAGAGGAAATTATTATAACTTTCCTAACCCAACTACAATAGATGCAGATAAAGTTAAGCACCAAGCAATTGCTCAAAATGCTGCTGATAATGCTACTAGAAACTACAGTATGGGTATCTATCGTAACTCTTCCACCAGAGAGTTTAGCATTGTCCTCTGCCAAAGTACAAGTATTGGTGGAACAGCTCTAGCGCCTGACATAAATACAGATCCTTGTAGCAGTGGTACTCAGGTACAATGA
- a CDS encoding type IV pilin protein, which yields MKSDLKVKYLQFLLGKKKDSNEGFTLIELLVVVIIIGVLAAIALPNLLGQVGKARESEAKTTIGALNRAQQGYFTEKGTFANSQDLLEVPTNAKYYTFSVPASAVQYAQGANNASNGTRDYAGGVQYNTSSRAFSTVVCRATNGGTANYVIATPSSGATGVGAAASPATLQCGTSSEEVK from the coding sequence ATGAAATCCGATCTAAAAGTTAAATACCTCCAATTCCTCCTCGGCAAAAAGAAAGACAGTAACGAAGGTTTCACCCTGATTGAATTGTTAGTTGTCGTTATCATCATCGGTGTTCTTGCAGCTATTGCTCTACCCAACCTATTAGGTCAAGTTGGTAAAGCAAGAGAATCTGAAGCCAAGACCACAATTGGCGCACTCAACCGCGCTCAGCAAGGTTATTTCACTGAGAAAGGAACTTTTGCAAACAGCCAAGATTTATTGGAAGTACCTACAAATGCAAAATACTATACCTTCTCCGTACCCGCGTCAGCAGTCCAGTACGCACAAGGTGCTAACAACGCAAGCAATGGGACAAGGGATTACGCTGGTGGCGTTCAGTATAATACAAGTTCCCGCGCTTTTAGCACCGTTGTTTGCCGTGCAACAAACGGAGGAACTGCTAACTACGTTATAGCTACCCCTTCTAGTGGAGCTACAGGCGTTGGGGCTGCTGCATCACCCGCTACTCTTCAGTGCGGCACTTCCAGCGAAGAAGTTAAGTAA
- a CDS encoding type II toxin-antitoxin system VapC family toxin, whose amino-acid sequence MRRQVLLDTGPLVAFLKRQDRSHRWVTAEWNNIEPPFLTCEAVISEACFLVRDVYGGQETVISLVNTGIIQIPFRLEEKASRIGELLARYQLVPMSLADACLVRMAELYPESTLLTLDSDFRIYRKNRHDIISAIMPENGKS is encoded by the coding sequence ATGCGGCGGCAAGTTCTGCTTGATACGGGTCCATTAGTAGCTTTTCTCAAGCGCCAAGATCGATCTCATCGCTGGGTAACGGCAGAATGGAACAATATTGAGCCGCCTTTTCTAACCTGTGAAGCGGTAATTTCAGAAGCTTGTTTTTTAGTGCGGGATGTGTATGGAGGTCAGGAAACGGTTATTTCTCTAGTCAACACAGGAATTATCCAAATACCTTTTCGCCTCGAAGAAAAAGCTAGCCGTATAGGTGAACTACTGGCTCGTTACCAGTTAGTACCTATGTCTTTAGCTGATGCTTGTTTGGTGCGGATGGCTGAACTGTATCCAGAAAGCACTTTATTAACATTGGACAGCGATTTCAGAATCTATCGAAAAAACAGGCATGACATAATTTCTGCGATTATGCCGGAGAATGGAAAGTCCTAG
- a CDS encoding DUF2281 domain-containing protein — MSIEQTVLEKLKTLPIEKQQEVLDFVEFLQSKTPAKESDSQEDKPVVSALTLAQKWVGCLEGGPPDLSTNKKYMEGYGK; from the coding sequence ATGAGTATTGAGCAGACGGTTTTAGAAAAACTAAAAACCCTTCCCATAGAAAAACAGCAAGAAGTGCTTGATTTTGTAGAGTTCCTGCAAAGCAAAACCCCTGCGAAAGAGTCCGATAGCCAAGAGGACAAACCAGTAGTCTCAGCACTAACTCTCGCTCAGAAGTGGGTTGGTTGTCTAGAAGGAGGACCTCCAGATCTTTCCACTAATAAAAAGTATATGGAAGGCTATGGAAAGTAA
- a CDS encoding type II toxin-antitoxin system HigB family toxin, which produces MHLIAISRLRADVAQYPDVSKQIEAWYATVKSAKWNSLEDVRAIYRDAEAVGNFTVFNLKGNAYRLIVGIDYEDSTIYYKYFLTHAEYDKDKWKNDPYF; this is translated from the coding sequence ATGCACTTGATTGCTATTAGCCGACTGCGAGCCGATGTTGCCCAGTATCCCGATGTCAGCAAGCAAATTGAAGCCTGGTACGCCACGGTTAAAAGTGCGAAATGGAATAGTTTGGAGGATGTTCGAGCCATTTATCGAGATGCGGAAGCAGTAGGCAACTTCACCGTGTTTAATCTTAAAGGGAATGCATATCGCCTAATTGTAGGGATCGATTACGAAGACAGCACAATTTATTATAAATACTTTCTCACACACGCCGAGTATGACAAAGACAAGTGGAAAAATGACCCTTACTTTTAA
- a CDS encoding transcriptional regulator, which yields MTLTFNETIYSNLLAQVAPKVIETEREYERMLALTEQLHFNKNRTAEERTLYKLLVTLVELYESEHHPIPESKPYEVLQHLMAASGIRQADLVGIIGSSGVVSEIVNGKRAISKAQAKVLGERFKVSPSLFL from the coding sequence ATGACCCTTACTTTTAACGAAACAATTTACAGTAATCTACTTGCCCAAGTAGCTCCAAAAGTGATTGAAACGGAGAGGGAATACGAGCGGATGCTTGCCCTAACGGAGCAATTGCATTTTAATAAAAATCGTACGGCGGAGGAACGAACCCTTTACAAACTGCTAGTAACACTTGTGGAGTTATATGAGTCCGAGCATCACCCAATTCCAGAGTCGAAACCTTATGAAGTTCTTCAACATTTGATGGCAGCAAGTGGAATAAGGCAAGCCGATTTGGTGGGAATAATTGGCTCTAGTGGTGTAGTTTCAGAAATTGTTAATGGTAAACGAGCGATTAGCAAAGCTCAGGCAAAAGTCTTAGGTGAGCGATTTAAAGTCTCACCCAGCCTATTCCTCTAA
- a CDS encoding DUF1778 domain-containing protein, with translation MSDKTRIKDNRIDLRVTQEQKELLERAATLKGVSVSAYTLLHVLPAAKQDVDSHERLVLSDRDRDLFMSVMENPPALKGKLKSAIARYREKYGE, from the coding sequence ATGTCAGACAAAACCAGAATAAAAGATAACAGAATCGATCTGCGGGTAACTCAAGAACAAAAGGAGCTGTTGGAGCGTGCAGCTACCCTAAAAGGAGTTTCTGTAAGTGCCTACACCTTATTGCACGTTCTACCAGCTGCTAAACAAGATGTAGACTCTCATGAAAGGCTAGTACTATCAGACCGCGATCGCGATCTATTTATGTCAGTGATGGAAAATCCACCCGCACTGAAGGGAAAGCTGAAATCTGCGATCGCTCGATATAGAGAAAAGTATGGAGAGTGA